ATGCAGCGCGTTGTAGGGGACTCCGTGGGCCTTGATGTACGCCCACACTTCCCGGGACGTCCACCGGGCGAGCGGGTTCACCTTGAGCAGACCATGTGTCACGTCCGCCTCGATCGCCTGGACCTCCGTGCGCGTGACGGACTGCTCGCGCCGCAACCCCGTCACCCACGCCTCCCGCCCCGTCAGCGCGCGCCTGAGCGGCTCCACCTTGCGCACGCCGCAGCACTCCTTGCGCTCCTCGATGCTCTGCTTGAACGAGAAGTACCCCTTGGTGGACTCCAGCGCCTCCACCCGCGCGCGCTCGGGAAAGAACGTCTCGATCTCCACGCCATAGCGGCGGCGCACCACGTCCATCACCTCGTAGGTCTCCGGCGGCAGCCGCCCCGTATCCAGCGTGAACAAACGCACGCTCGGTGCGTGGGCTCGTGCCAGATCGATGAGGACCATGTCCTC
Above is a window of Cystobacter fuscus DNA encoding:
- a CDS encoding phosphoadenylyl-sulfate reductase, with product MSASSLSSPAFSPEELRATSEELLDAPAERVLAWVERRFGARAVIASSFGAEDMVLIDLARAHAPSVRLFTLDTGRLPPETYEVMDVVRRRYGVEIETFFPERARVEALESTKGYFSFKQSIEERKECCGVRKVEPLRRALTGREAWVTGLRREQSVTRTEVQAIEADVTHGLLKVNPLARWTSREVWAYIKAHGVPYNALHDRGYPSIGCAPCTRAVKPYEDERAGRWWWESPDNRECGLHVKR